One part of the Halodesulfovibrio sp. genome encodes these proteins:
- the zupT gene encoding zinc transporter ZupT yields the protein MHDSETIFLAFGLTLFAGLATGIGSILAFFTKKTNTSFLSLALGFSAGVMLYVSFVEIFVKAKIELQSEMGEVAGTWATVLAFFGGILLIAIIDKLVPSEENPHEIHKIEEIESLEKKIEGKAPEQKDKKLLRMGVFTALAIGIHNFPEGLATFTAALTDPNLGFAIAVAIAIHNIPEGIAVSVPIYYATESRGKAFTLSFLSGLAEPVGALIGYLLLMPILTPTVFGIIFAGVAGIMVFISLDELLPTAQEYGEHHLSIYGLILGMAVMALSLLLFL from the coding sequence ATGCACGATTCAGAAACCATCTTCCTTGCTTTTGGGCTCACGCTTTTTGCTGGTCTGGCAACAGGCATCGGCTCTATTCTTGCGTTCTTCACCAAAAAAACAAACACCAGCTTCCTCTCCCTAGCTCTCGGATTTTCTGCTGGTGTTATGCTCTATGTGTCGTTTGTAGAAATCTTTGTAAAAGCAAAAATAGAGTTGCAATCTGAAATGGGCGAAGTGGCTGGAACGTGGGCTACAGTTCTTGCATTTTTTGGTGGGATTTTATTGATTGCGATCATCGACAAACTCGTTCCGAGCGAAGAAAACCCGCACGAAATTCATAAAATCGAAGAAATTGAGTCACTCGAAAAAAAGATAGAAGGAAAGGCTCCCGAACAAAAAGATAAAAAACTGCTCCGCATGGGAGTATTTACCGCATTAGCTATCGGGATTCATAACTTTCCAGAAGGGTTGGCAACATTTACCGCAGCGTTGACCGACCCGAACCTTGGCTTTGCCATTGCTGTTGCCATTGCAATACATAACATTCCAGAAGGAATCGCAGTTTCTGTGCCTATCTATTATGCAACAGAAAGCAGAGGAAAAGCGTTCACGCTCTCATTTCTATCCGGTCTTGCAGAGCCAGTCGGCGCATTGATCGGCTATCTTCTGCTTATGCCGATTCTAACCCCGACGGTCTTCGGCATTATATTCGCGGGTGTTGCGGGAATCATGGTGTTCATTTCACTAGATGAGCTTCTGCCTACCGCTCAAGAGTACGGAGAACACCACCTTTCTATATACGGACTCATACTCGGCATGGCAGTAATGGCTCTTAGTCTGCTACTTTTTTTGTAG
- a CDS encoding diguanylate cyclase, producing MTIGTISTEDLKDIIYHKNLKIGTYWILFASCILQILNGYYVIKDYELIQPIGVACNTLHTSFLILGAVFIYFAVKSKRASHPSWLAAAFCIGIFWAISTVNTAYFWNQPEPASRGMVIGGFSLIIGWYARPALLLMAFPTMLAAYIYLLIGYSDKTQIGMLLSILKFPALLSVSLYTLRYWLSFCTEKFVENAVLTEKLEAMVRVDEMTQIANRKGYNESLEQALEIARRFEKPLTLLLIDIDYFKQYNDHLGHLAGDRCIKCIAKIISKHARRAVDTAARIGGEEFALILPSCNHIEAAKIAGNMQEALKKQMVYHPASAISPHVTVSIGIAEFSPNDDSSTLYSKADSALYEAKHSGRNCYVVNPSATNDTSLTAI from the coding sequence ATGACCATAGGTACAATAAGCACAGAAGACCTTAAAGACATTATCTATCACAAGAACTTGAAGATTGGCACATACTGGATTCTATTTGCGTCCTGTATTCTTCAAATCCTAAATGGATACTATGTCATTAAAGACTATGAGCTGATTCAACCAATAGGTGTTGCATGCAACACGCTGCACACCTCTTTTCTTATCCTCGGTGCAGTCTTCATTTACTTTGCAGTAAAAAGTAAACGAGCCTCGCATCCCAGTTGGCTCGCTGCTGCTTTCTGTATTGGTATTTTCTGGGCTATTTCTACAGTAAATACTGCTTATTTCTGGAACCAGCCGGAACCGGCATCACGTGGCATGGTAATCGGTGGTTTTTCTTTAATTATAGGCTGGTATGCACGCCCTGCATTACTTCTTATGGCGTTTCCAACAATGCTTGCTGCATACATTTACCTGCTCATCGGCTATAGTGACAAAACACAGATAGGTATGCTTCTTTCGATTCTCAAGTTTCCTGCTCTGCTATCTGTCAGCCTGTATACTCTTCGTTACTGGCTGTCGTTCTGTACTGAAAAATTTGTCGAAAACGCCGTGCTTACAGAAAAGCTCGAAGCAATGGTTCGCGTCGATGAAATGACGCAAATTGCTAACCGCAAAGGATATAACGAATCTCTTGAGCAGGCATTAGAAATCGCACGCCGTTTTGAAAAACCGCTCACATTACTGCTTATCGACATAGATTATTTCAAACAATACAACGATCATCTTGGACATCTTGCGGGTGACCGGTGTATTAAATGCATCGCGAAGATAATCTCCAAACATGCACGTCGCGCAGTGGACACTGCTGCACGTATTGGCGGTGAAGAGTTTGCGTTAATCCTGCCTTCTTGCAACCATATTGAGGCAGCAAAAATAGCCGGAAATATGCAAGAAGCCCTCAAAAAGCAGATGGTATACCACCCTGCTTCAGCAATAAGTCCTCACGTCACAGTCAGCATCGGCATTGCAGAATTTTCACCTAATGATGATTCCAGTACGTTATACAGCAAAGCTGACTCTGCGCTATACGAAGCCAAACATAGCGGTCGTAACTGTTACGTGGTCAATCCCTCTGCTACAAACGACACATCACTCACAGCAATATAA
- a CDS encoding aminopeptidase, with protein sequence MYDTLTLERYAEVLFWALSRARSAPYKKSDLILVNYDIDGLALAEEVCSLLYDKGMIPVPRMNETPRMQLDKYTKANNKRLTTLIPGQRDLYNHLNGSISVYAPASLDHLAAIEPELIAMHSKAQQPLRSIMQTREDMGAFSWTLCMYPTQALADQAGITLEEYAQQIKAACYLTKPDPTFEWRQFARKVDELTEWLDSLGDCTMHVESESVDLSVRIGQRRKWVGFTGRNIPSFELYVSPDMRHTNGVYKSTLPTFRSGNVIGEIELTFKDGRVTNVTTAHNQAFVEQQLNQDTGAAFVGEFALVDKRFSPISTFMANTLYDENHGGEKGSMHIALGNSYSNTFNDAPEKLTEETRKTLGFNSSALHWDLVNTEEKRVVALLPNGKRKTIYEGGEFLL encoded by the coding sequence ATGTACGATACACTTACCTTGGAACGCTATGCAGAGGTTCTTTTCTGGGCACTTTCACGAGCACGCTCTGCACCGTACAAAAAAAGTGATCTGATTCTTGTCAACTACGATATTGACGGGCTTGCTCTGGCAGAAGAAGTTTGCTCCCTGCTCTATGACAAAGGGATGATTCCTGTTCCACGCATGAACGAAACGCCACGTATGCAGCTGGATAAGTATACAAAAGCGAATAATAAACGACTTACGACCCTAATTCCGGGGCAGCGCGATTTATATAATCACCTGAACGGTTCCATTTCTGTATACGCTCCTGCATCGCTCGATCATTTAGCTGCTATTGAGCCAGAACTTATTGCCATGCACAGCAAGGCACAACAGCCTTTGCGCTCTATTATGCAGACTCGTGAAGATATGGGAGCGTTCAGCTGGACGTTATGCATGTACCCTACTCAGGCACTTGCTGACCAAGCAGGAATTACGCTGGAGGAATATGCACAACAAATCAAAGCGGCATGCTATCTTACAAAGCCAGACCCAACATTCGAGTGGCGACAGTTTGCAAGAAAAGTTGATGAACTGACAGAGTGGCTCGACAGCTTAGGCGATTGTACAATGCATGTTGAATCAGAATCTGTTGATTTAAGTGTGCGTATCGGTCAACGAAGAAAATGGGTCGGCTTTACTGGAAGAAATATTCCTTCATTTGAATTATACGTATCACCGGATATGCGTCACACTAATGGCGTATACAAATCCACTCTTCCAACATTCCGTTCCGGTAATGTTATCGGAGAAATTGAACTTACCTTCAAAGACGGACGTGTTACCAATGTAACAACCGCCCACAACCAAGCTTTTGTAGAACAGCAACTTAATCAGGATACCGGTGCTGCATTTGTTGGTGAATTTGCTTTGGTCGACAAGCGATTCTCCCCTATTTCTACGTTCATGGCGAACACGCTCTATGACGAAAACCACGGTGGAGAAAAAGGTTCAATGCACATTGCACTCGGAAATTCCTATTCCAACACCTTTAATGACGCACCAGAAAAATTGACTGAGGAAACACGCAAGACTCTTGGTTTTAACTCATCCGCACTGCATTGGGACTTAGTAAATACAGAAGAGAAAAGAGTCGTCGCACTTCTTCCAAACGGAAAACGAAAAACGATTTATGAAGGTGGAGAATTCTTGCTCTAA
- a CDS encoding MBL fold metallo-hydrolase — protein MLIRCWGARGNIPVSGAEMLEHGGATPCLEIRTSDQSVIICDAGTGIRNLGSALLLESKKEYTLLLSHTHDDHLVGLPFFEPLYDPEVRLTVFEHDVLRTKLETLCDPLTSRDFSPQCTRAVEAVINWQPALEYGQVRRVGSAFVVAIPASHPGGCRGFKITDRGKTVVYLPDNELMFDHGADMDFDAYVQVCHGADLLIHDAQFTCDEYTCSKGWGHSSWEQALELAIAAEVQQLGLFHHDADRTDLQIRGIVEECKRNAATRSPRLLCFAMREGSEIFLL, from the coding sequence ATGCTCATTAGATGTTGGGGAGCCCGTGGAAATATTCCTGTCTCTGGTGCAGAAATGCTTGAGCATGGTGGTGCAACTCCATGCCTTGAAATACGTACTTCAGACCAGTCCGTTATTATATGTGATGCAGGAACTGGCATACGTAATTTGGGAAGTGCGTTATTACTCGAATCAAAAAAAGAATATACGTTGCTCTTGTCTCATACGCATGATGACCATTTGGTGGGACTTCCTTTTTTTGAACCACTATATGACCCAGAAGTACGGCTGACTGTTTTTGAGCATGATGTATTACGCACGAAGCTTGAAACGTTATGTGATCCGTTAACATCGCGTGATTTTTCACCTCAATGTACTCGTGCTGTTGAAGCTGTAATAAACTGGCAGCCTGCGTTGGAGTATGGACAAGTGCGCAGGGTCGGTAGCGCCTTTGTCGTCGCAATTCCTGCTTCACATCCAGGGGGCTGTAGAGGATTTAAAATAACGGATCGTGGCAAGACCGTTGTTTATCTGCCGGATAATGAACTTATGTTCGATCATGGTGCCGACATGGATTTTGATGCATATGTCCAAGTGTGCCACGGAGCAGACTTATTGATACATGATGCACAATTTACCTGTGATGAATACACCTGTAGCAAAGGGTGGGGGCATTCGTCGTGGGAACAGGCGTTGGAGCTAGCTATTGCAGCGGAAGTCCAGCAGTTGGGCTTATTTCATCATGATGCAGATCGTACAGATCTTCAGATCAGAGGCATCGTGGAAGAGTGCAAACGCAATGCTGCAACACGGTCTCCAAGACTTCTGTGCTTTGCCATGCGTGAAGGTTCTGAAATATTCTTATTATAG
- a CDS encoding GyrI-like domain-containing protein has translation MKVVIEKLPDIRVAAVREIGPYTISAPQAWNQLSLWIAKNNMLSQHSIFLGLRHDSSIVPKDQRRYDATVSVPEDCIISGIAEERYVSGGEFAMYTHQGKFDTLEEAWSKLYWEWLPSSGRIPADKPDIEIYLSDTTFSADKEILTRLLLPLQPI, from the coding sequence ATGAAAGTTGTTATTGAAAAGCTACCCGATATTCGAGTAGCTGCTGTTCGTGAAATCGGTCCATACACAATTTCAGCGCCGCAAGCATGGAACCAGCTATCCCTTTGGATAGCTAAAAATAATATGTTATCACAGCACAGTATCTTTTTAGGCTTACGGCATGACTCCTCAATAGTTCCCAAAGACCAACGACGTTATGATGCCACTGTCAGCGTCCCCGAAGACTGTATTATCTCGGGCATCGCAGAAGAACGTTACGTATCGGGTGGAGAATTCGCCATGTACACCCATCAGGGAAAATTCGACACCCTCGAAGAGGCTTGGAGCAAGCTATACTGGGAATGGTTGCCATCCAGCGGAAGAATTCCTGCGGACAAACCTGATATTGAAATATACCTTAGTGATACAACGTTTTCTGCCGATAAAGAAATATTAACAAGACTACTATTGCCCCTTCAGCCCATATAA
- a CDS encoding HU family DNA-binding protein has protein sequence MTKAEFVEKLFTKANLASKSQAETVLESTIEALTEALMDGESVVFTGFGSFKVVERAARKGRNPRTGEEIEIAATKVVKFTPGKTLKEVVK, from the coding sequence ATGACAAAAGCTGAATTTGTTGAAAAGCTTTTTACAAAAGCTAACCTTGCTTCTAAATCTCAGGCTGAAACTGTACTCGAATCTACCATCGAAGCTCTTACTGAAGCTCTCATGGACGGTGAGTCTGTAGTATTTACCGGTTTCGGTAGCTTCAAAGTTGTTGAGCGTGCAGCACGTAAAGGTCGCAACCCTCGCACTGGTGAAGAAATTGAGATTGCAGCAACTAAAGTTGTTAAATTTACTCCAGGTAAAACTCTTAAAGAAGTTGTAAAATAA
- a CDS encoding DUF4147 domain-containing protein: MNAHPKDMLHEILGAALTAVAPDKAVSRFVSRDGDTLHIDTATYPLDTFDNIYVVGAGKGAAPMAAQLEEILGDRITDGIICVKYEHTVPLRIVRTIEAAHPVPDANGERGARAILELVNKAGARDLVLCCITGGASALTPALVEGISLDEGKQVTQLLLECGATINEINALRKHMSIFGSGNLARAAYPAPLAALIISDVVGDDLDVIASGPTSPDSSTFEDCINILERYQLTANVPVNILTHFQNGVEGKICETPKVGDPAFDSVQNVLVATNEQALHAAAAKAQQFGYTPQIVTSSMSGEARIVAADIAKQAQSVLSSQTGKLCLLSGGETTVTLTGDGLGGRNQEMALAAAVALDGCPNIAMLCAGTDGSDGPTDAAGGFALPDSLQRAKACSISPQLYLANNDSYNYLKGTGDLLQTGPTLTNVMDICITLVQHEAF, translated from the coding sequence ATGAACGCACATCCAAAAGATATGTTGCACGAAATACTGGGCGCAGCACTTACAGCAGTTGCTCCGGATAAAGCCGTTAGCAGGTTTGTATCACGAGATGGTGATACATTGCATATTGATACTGCTACGTACCCCCTCGACACTTTTGACAATATTTATGTTGTTGGTGCAGGCAAAGGCGCTGCCCCCATGGCTGCACAGTTGGAAGAAATTTTAGGCGACAGAATAACCGACGGTATTATCTGTGTAAAATATGAGCATACCGTCCCTCTTCGTATTGTCCGCACAATTGAAGCTGCCCACCCTGTTCCTGATGCGAATGGTGAACGTGGAGCACGAGCAATTCTTGAACTGGTAAACAAAGCAGGAGCACGCGACCTCGTGCTCTGTTGCATCACAGGTGGAGCCAGCGCTCTCACCCCCGCGCTTGTGGAAGGCATATCGCTTGATGAAGGCAAACAAGTAACGCAGCTTCTTCTAGAATGCGGAGCTACAATCAACGAAATTAATGCACTCCGTAAGCACATGTCGATCTTCGGCAGCGGCAACCTTGCCCGTGCAGCCTACCCTGCCCCACTCGCAGCTCTCATTATTTCTGACGTCGTTGGTGATGATCTGGACGTTATCGCATCTGGTCCAACCTCACCGGATAGTTCTACATTCGAAGACTGCATCAATATTTTAGAACGCTACCAACTCACAGCTAACGTTCCGGTCAACATCTTGACGCACTTTCAAAACGGAGTAGAAGGGAAAATTTGCGAAACACCGAAAGTTGGTGACCCTGCATTTGATTCCGTTCAAAACGTGCTCGTCGCAACGAATGAACAGGCACTGCATGCTGCGGCAGCCAAAGCACAGCAATTTGGATATACTCCACAAATTGTGACATCCAGTATGTCCGGAGAAGCCCGCATTGTTGCTGCTGATATTGCAAAGCAAGCCCAAAGCGTTCTTAGCTCCCAAACGGGTAAGCTATGCCTGCTATCCGGCGGCGAGACAACTGTTACCCTGACAGGGGATGGACTTGGTGGACGAAATCAGGAAATGGCACTGGCAGCCGCTGTTGCCCTTGATGGATGTCCGAACATAGCCATGCTATGCGCCGGAACTGACGGTTCCGACGGGCCGACTGATGCAGCAGGAGGATTTGCTCTCCCCGACTCGTTACAGCGTGCAAAGGCATGCAGTATCAGCCCGCAACTGTATTTAGCAAATAACGATTCATACAACTATTTAAAAGGCACAGGCGACCTTTTGCAAACAGGTCCCACACTAACCAACGTGATGGATATATGTATCACGCTGGTGCAACACGAAGCCTTTTAA